A segment of the Deefgea piscis genome:
TGCGGGTGTACCTGTATCAATCGCTTCAGTCAGGCTCGTAAAACTTGCACCAGCGGCTTCGATTTTTTCCAAAACCAGCAGCAAGTCTTTCAATGACCGTGAAAGACGATCCAATTTCCAGACCACGACCACATCATCTTTCCTAAGTTGATCGAGCAGACGATGCAACTCCGGTCGATCCCAACGACCACCGGAAGCCTTTTCCTGATAAATCCGTTCACAGCCCGCTTCAGTCAGTGCTGTGATTTGCGCTTGGGTATCTTGCTCTTGCGTTGAAACGCGGGCGTAGCCGATGTACATGATTGCG
Coding sequences within it:
- a CDS encoding recombinase family protein, whose translation is MYIGYARVSTQEQDTQAQITALTEAGCERIYQEKASGGRWDRPELHRLLDQLRKDDVVVVWKLDRLSRSLKDLLLVLEKIEAAGASFTSLTEAIDTGTPAGRMMMQIVGSFAEFERAMLRERTKNGLDAARKAGRVGGRRPKLTKQQQTEIISLVSSGQKSGADAARLFQVHPSTVVRLLAKHALTKT